TGGCAAGAAGAAACGGGTATTAAGGACTGGGGACTGCACTTAGCATTTGGCACCTGGGACTTGGTAAGAATTCTAAGTGCGAAATACTAAGCACCGGCCGGGCCACTCAGTGTGTTCTTTCGTTTTTCGTGTTTCCCCAAGTTCCAAGTCCTAAGTACCAAATTCCGCTTTTTCCCCGTTCCACTCTTTCCTTCGTTCCCCTTCCAAGTCCCCATTACCAAGTTCCAAGTCCCGTTTTCCCCCAAGTCCCCATTACCAATCCCGAATAGGAGGCCTACCCATGCTTATTCACTCTACCCGCTTCGGCGACATTGACGTTCCCGCAGAACAAATACTTCAGTTTCCTCATGGAATACCCGGTTTTCCGGCGGAAAAGGTTTTTGCTTATCTGGTACGGGACAAGAAAAGTCCTTTTTCTTTTTTACAGTCAGCTTCCGATCCGAATCTGACTTTTTTATTGGCGGAACCGTTTACTTTTTTCAATGATTATGAATTTGCGCTTGATGACGGAATTGCTCAGGAAATGGGGTTGTCGGAGGAAAATCCGCCTCAGATTTTTACCATGGCGACGCTGAAAGGCAAGCTGGAAGACATGACGGTGAATCTCTTGGCGCCACTAGTCATCAACACCAAGGAGCGCACCGGCAGGCAAATCATTCTGGATCGGTCCCAGTATTCAACCCGCCAGAAATTATTTCCCAACGGCTTGCCCCAGCAAGCTGCCAAAGGGGGTAAATAAGATGCTGGCA
The genomic region above belongs to Veillonellales bacterium and contains:
- a CDS encoding flagellar assembly protein FliW; this encodes MLIHSTRFGDIDVPAEQILQFPHGIPGFPAEKVFAYLVRDKKSPFSFLQSASDPNLTFLLAEPFTFFNDYEFALDDGIAQEMGLSEENPPQIFTMATLKGKLEDMTVNLLAPLVINTKERTGRQIILDRSQYSTRQKLFPNGLPQQAAKGGK